The Bacteroidota bacterium genomic interval CCCTCTACTGATACCAAGGGATTCCAAGCATAATATTTAACATGAGTAGTCAAAAAGGGGCGTTTTTGTTGGGTGTAAACCTAAATTAAAATTTAGAATTACGCAACTTGTAAAAAACTTCATCGGTTTGTTTGTCTAAATATATTTGGCTTAACTCTACGTACCTATAAAACTCTTTACTGCCTTGGGTATGTCCCGATATTTTACGAACACTGTGTTCCGGCATACCTAACCTTAACATGGTTGTAATAGCTGTTCTACGCATAATATGTGAGCTTATTAAATCGCTCAAAAGCAATGTGCCTTCTTTTTTATTAATAAATACAGGCTCCCCTCGTTTATTCCTTATTTTATCAATGGGCTTATTCCAACCCATTTTTAAAGCAATTATTTTTAGGTTCTCGTTGAAATAATTAACCGATATAAAGGGAAAAACGGTCACTCTTTTTTCTTGCATAAATACCTCCATAATATCTTTGGCATAATCGGGTAATTTAATAGAAGTAAAGGTACTTGTTTTTTTGGAGCGCACTTGTATATACATGGCATTCATGGAGTATACAATGTCGGTTCTTTTAAGGGCCAATAAATCGGAAAAGCGTAAAGCAACGGTACAACCTACTATAAAAATATTTTTCACACGTATTTGTAAGGGTGTTAGTTCCCGGTCTATGTCATTGTTATCAATAAGCCATTGCAGTTGTTCGGGCTCCAATACCAAAATGGGTATTTCTTCCTTCATTACATAAAACTTTTTATGAAACAGGCCAATGGGCATGTTTTTTTCTAAAAGCAAATAGTTGAAAAAAACCTTGAGTACCTTAATTTGGTTCCCTACATAGTTATCATAACAATCTAAATCTTTAT includes:
- a CDS encoding tyrosine-type recombinase/integrase; its protein translation is MSKTHHELVVQSNFFKLLRQFIIDSQSKKRLQKNGAIIKQSTIDTYELLYKNLLSYCLKKQCFIEFPLLNFNAKKDINKADKYWKEFYLKFTDYLYKDLDCYDNYVGNQIKVLKVFFNYLLLEKNMPIGLFHKKFYVMKEEIPILVLEPEQLQWLIDNNDIDRELTPLQIRVKNIFIVGCTVALRFSDLLALKRTDIVYSMNAMYIQVRSKKTSTFTSIKLPDYAKDIMEVFMQEKRVTVFPFISVNYFNENLKIIALKMGWNKPIDKIRNKRGEPVFINKKEGTLLLSDLISSHIMRRTAITTMLRLGMPEHSVRKISGHTQGSKEFYRYVELSQIYLDKQTDEVFYKLRNSKF